A genomic window from Cytobacillus suaedae includes:
- a CDS encoding post-transcriptional regulator, whose translation MSTNKHPFDQFRAQVEPALISKLEEFELFGYDKVTEEELWEFLTKKRWKRANEERKLHEIVNDILSLNVSDYITYATIEAFKSSDNLFSEEGKESYKALFGK comes from the coding sequence ATGAGTACTAATAAACATCCTTTCGATCAATTTCGAGCACAGGTTGAACCAGCATTAATAAGTAAACTTGAGGAATTTGAATTATTTGGTTATGACAAGGTGACAGAAGAGGAATTGTGGGAGTTTTTAACAAAAAAGAGATGGAAACGAGCAAATGAAGAAAGAAAATTGCATGAAATTGTAAATGATATCTTATCACTAAATGTTAGTGATTATATTACATATGCTACAATTGAAGCCTTTAAATCTTCGGATAATCTATTTTCTGAAGAAGGCAAAGAGTCGTATAAAGCTTTGTTTGGAAAGTGA
- a CDS encoding small multi-drug export protein: protein MKERMKDFLVQNLEFLPPELIILVISALPILELRGGLPLAYIHYDFSLVKSILLSVCGNLLPLIPILLLFHPLSKWLMKFKMYQKMYNWLYNRTLKKGNNVEKYGALGLLLFTALPLPTTGAYSACIAAAIFGIRFRYAFIAISLGVISAAIIVSLGLLSISFF, encoded by the coding sequence ATGAAAGAAAGAATGAAAGATTTCCTTGTACAAAACCTTGAATTCTTGCCTCCTGAATTAATTATTTTAGTTATCTCGGCTTTACCGATTTTAGAACTAAGAGGTGGATTACCACTTGCTTATATTCACTATGATTTTAGCCTTGTAAAATCTATACTATTAAGTGTGTGTGGGAATTTACTTCCATTAATCCCAATACTCTTACTATTTCATCCACTTAGTAAGTGGTTAATGAAGTTTAAAATGTATCAGAAGATGTACAATTGGCTTTATAATCGAACGTTAAAAAAAGGGAATAATGTTGAAAAGTATGGAGCATTGGGACTTCTATTATTTACAGCACTTCCTTTGCCAACTACTGGAGCCTATAGTGCTTGCATAGCAGCTGCTATTTTTGGAATTCGTTTCCGTTATGCTTTTATTGCCATTTCACTTGGGGTGATAAGTGCTGCAATCATTGTCAGTTTAGGATTACTATCTATTTCATTTTTTTAG
- the spoVB gene encoding stage V sporulation protein B, with the protein MSKQTFLQGTLILIVAGLITKVLGFINRIVVANLIGAEGVGLYMMAVPTFVLTITLVQMGLPVAISKLIAEAEAIGDKRKIKKILVVSLSVTGTLSLIFTPTMIILAPILSETLFTDSRTYWPLLAISPIVPIIAISSVLRGYFQGRQNMRPAAISQVIEQVVRITLVAVFTKAFLPYGIEYAAAGAMISAVIGELISLLYMTWMFKTKKRVRVRSDFFKAAKAGKQTFNELMSIALPTTGSRLIGSVAWFFEPIVVAQSLAIAGVATHIATSQYGQLTGFALPLLLLPSFITYALATSLVPAISEAVAKKQTLLIEHRLQQALRLSLVTGGLAVVVLYIFAAPLMELIYGSGESAIFVKVMAPFFIFYYFQGPLQATLQALDLAKAAMINSIIGAVVKTIAIFALATRPELGIMGAALAIVAGMVLVTLLHFSTIVKVISYSFYVRDYIKSFLTMVGSGICGHYLFTTVFIALPLISKTIVSIIITSLIYCLLLFVFRLVNRDEVKRIPFIGPPLAAFLPITK; encoded by the coding sequence ATGTCGAAACAAACATTTTTACAAGGAACGTTAATATTAATTGTTGCTGGTCTAATCACCAAGGTTTTAGGATTTATAAATCGAATAGTTGTAGCTAACTTGATTGGTGCTGAGGGTGTTGGACTATATATGATGGCTGTGCCAACCTTCGTACTTACCATAACACTTGTACAGATGGGGCTACCTGTTGCGATTTCTAAACTTATTGCAGAGGCTGAGGCAATCGGTGATAAGAGAAAAATCAAGAAAATACTTGTTGTTTCTCTATCTGTTACCGGTACCCTAAGCTTAATCTTCACCCCGACAATGATTATTCTAGCTCCTATTCTGTCAGAAACATTATTTACTGATTCTAGAACATATTGGCCTCTATTAGCAATCTCACCAATTGTCCCAATTATTGCAATTTCTTCAGTATTAAGGGGATACTTTCAAGGCCGTCAGAACATGAGACCTGCTGCTATATCTCAAGTTATTGAACAGGTAGTTCGTATTACTCTAGTTGCCGTATTTACAAAAGCATTTTTACCTTATGGAATTGAATATGCTGCTGCAGGGGCTATGATTTCAGCTGTAATAGGAGAGTTGATATCTCTTCTTTATATGACCTGGATGTTTAAAACGAAAAAACGAGTTAGGGTGCGATCAGATTTTTTCAAGGCTGCAAAGGCAGGAAAACAAACATTCAATGAACTAATGTCAATAGCTCTACCTACCACAGGCAGTAGATTAATAGGTTCTGTTGCATGGTTTTTTGAACCAATTGTAGTTGCACAAAGTTTAGCTATTGCTGGTGTTGCTACACATATTGCAACAAGCCAATACGGTCAGTTAACTGGATTTGCTTTACCACTATTACTGTTGCCATCATTTATAACCTATGCCCTCGCAACATCCTTAGTTCCAGCAATTAGTGAGGCTGTAGCTAAGAAACAAACTTTATTAATTGAACACCGTTTACAACAAGCACTTAGGCTATCTTTGGTTACTGGTGGTTTAGCTGTAGTAGTTCTCTATATCTTTGCAGCACCACTTATGGAACTTATTTATGGAAGTGGAGAGTCTGCAATTTTCGTTAAAGTAATGGCCCCATTTTTTATATTTTACTACTTCCAAGGACCTTTACAAGCTACTTTACAGGCACTGGATTTAGCGAAGGCTGCTATGATTAATAGTATAATAGGTGCCGTAGTAAAGACGATTGCTATCTTCGCACTAGCAACACGTCCTGAACTCGGAATTATGGGTGCTGCACTAGCAATAGTTGCGGGAATGGTTTTGGTTACCTTACTTCATTTTAGTACAATAGTAAAAGTGATTTCTTATAGTTTTTATGTGAGGGATTACATTAAGAGCTTTTTAACGATGGTTGGATCAGGTATTTGTGGGCACTATCTGTTTACAACTGTATTTATAGCTCTTCCTCTTATTAGTAAAACAATCGTTTCAATCATCATTACTTCACTAATCTACTGCCTGCTCCTATTTGTATTTAGACTGGTGAATAGGGATGAAGTTAAGAGAATTCCTTTTATTGGTCCACCACTTGCAGCATTTCTACCAATTACAAAGTAA
- a CDS encoding DUF421 domain-containing protein, with product MEEYVIITARTIFIYFVILFIFRLMGKREIGELSILDLVVSIMIAEMAVVSIENTSDPLLHTVYPMLLLMLIQIALAYFSLKSQKIRELIDGKPTVIIDKGKIDENEMRKQRYNFDDLLLQLREKNVRSVSDVEFAILEPSGKLSVFQKEFEQQKNNSPMKSEFEWPIILDGVIQENQLEKINKTNLWIRQQLRNLGYRDIKKISYCSYNQKQGTFVIDIKDEKK from the coding sequence GTGGAGGAATATGTAATCATTACCGCTAGAACAATTTTTATTTACTTTGTGATCTTATTTATTTTTCGTCTAATGGGCAAAAGAGAAATTGGTGAGTTAAGTATACTAGATCTAGTTGTATCCATTATGATTGCTGAAATGGCTGTTGTTTCTATTGAAAATACATCAGATCCATTACTGCATACCGTTTACCCAATGTTATTATTGATGTTAATACAGATTGCCTTAGCCTACTTTTCACTCAAAAGTCAAAAGATCCGTGAACTTATAGATGGTAAACCTACAGTAATTATTGATAAGGGAAAAATTGATGAAAATGAAATGAGAAAACAACGATATAATTTTGATGATCTACTTTTACAATTAAGAGAGAAGAATGTACGAAGTGTTTCTGATGTAGAGTTTGCGATACTAGAGCCGTCCGGCAAGCTTTCCGTTTTTCAAAAGGAGTTTGAACAACAAAAAAATAATAGCCCTATGAAAAGTGAATTTGAGTGGCCTATCATCCTCGATGGAGTTATTCAGGAAAATCAACTAGAAAAAATAAATAAAACAAATTTATGGATACGACAGCAACTACGTAACCTCGGATATAGGGATATAAAAAAAATCTCTTACTGTTCTTATAACCAAAAACAAGGAACGTTTGTTATTGATATCAAGGATGAAAAAAAATAA
- a CDS encoding TIGR04086 family membrane protein yields MKNMGIAMIYGVVAILVVVLGSSLLFSLLLKFTTLQESSLTWVILILSFLALFIGGFVSGGKGKEKGWLMGGATGLLYILIVFLFNFLGFDSTFSTEQFFYHTGFLATAMIGGIIGVNVTTPTRNA; encoded by the coding sequence ATGAAAAACATGGGTATAGCAATGATTTATGGTGTCGTAGCAATCTTAGTTGTTGTATTAGGCTCTAGTTTATTATTTTCTCTATTGCTTAAATTTACGACACTACAGGAATCCTCATTGACTTGGGTTATCTTAATTCTTTCTTTCTTAGCACTGTTTATCGGAGGCTTTGTTTCAGGAGGAAAAGGAAAAGAAAAAGGATGGCTAATGGGAGGAGCAACAGGCTTGTTGTACATCCTTATTGTGTTTCTGTTTAATTTCTTAGGTTTTGATAGTACTTTCTCAACTGAGCAGTTCTTTTATCATACTGGGTTCTTAGCTACGGCGATGATCGGTGGTATAATTGGTGTTAATGTAACGACTCCTACTAGAAACGCTTAA
- the yajC gene encoding preprotein translocase subunit YajC, with translation MEGLLGTVGPLILMFAIFYFLLIRPQQKRQKAVREMQSSIKKGDKVITVGGFHGIVDAIDEDTIVLKAGDGARLTFDRQAVRETRV, from the coding sequence ATGGAAGGTTTATTAGGAACAGTTGGACCATTAATACTAATGTTTGCTATTTTTTATTTTCTGTTAATCCGTCCACAACAAAAGCGTCAAAAAGCAGTTCGTGAAATGCAATCGTCTATAAAAAAAGGTGATAAAGTTATCACTGTTGGTGGTTTCCACGGTATTGTTGATGCAATTGATGAGGATACAATCGTACTTAAGGCTGGAGATGGAGCTAGACTTACATTTGATCGTCAAGCAGTACGTGAAACAAGAGTTTAG
- the tgt gene encoding tRNA guanosine(34) transglycosylase Tgt encodes MTAIRYELIKTCKQTGARLGKVHTPHGSFDTPVFMPVGTLATVKTMSPEDLKEMGAGIILSNTYHLWLRPGNEIVKEAGGLHKFMNWDRAILTDSGGFQVFSLSEFREIQEEGVHFRNHLNGDKLFLSPEKAMEIQNDLGSDIMMAFDECPPYPAEFDYMKKSVERTSRWAERCLTAHQRPNDQGLFGIVQGGEYEELRKQSAQDLVSMDFPGYAVGGLSVGEPKDVMNRVLDFTTPWLPTNKPRYLMGVGSPDSLIDGAIRGIDMFDCVLPTRIARNGTLMTSEGRLVVKNAQFARDYRPLDENCDCYTCRNYSRAYIRHLIKCEETFGIRLTTYHNLHFLLKLMEQVRQAIMEDRLGDFREEFFERYGFNKPNAKNF; translated from the coding sequence TTGACGGCAATACGTTATGAATTAATAAAGACTTGTAAACAAACAGGGGCTAGACTAGGTAAGGTTCATACTCCACATGGTTCATTTGATACTCCAGTATTTATGCCAGTTGGTACCTTAGCCACTGTAAAAACAATGTCACCAGAGGATTTAAAAGAGATGGGTGCGGGGATTATTCTAAGTAACACCTACCACTTATGGTTACGCCCAGGAAATGAGATTGTAAAAGAAGCTGGTGGTTTACATAAGTTTATGAACTGGGATCGTGCAATTTTAACAGATTCCGGTGGATTTCAAGTTTTTAGTTTGAGTGAGTTTCGTGAGATTCAGGAAGAGGGCGTACATTTTCGCAATCACTTAAATGGTGATAAATTATTTCTCTCGCCTGAAAAAGCAATGGAAATTCAAAATGACCTGGGCTCCGATATTATGATGGCATTTGATGAATGTCCACCTTACCCTGCTGAATTTGACTATATGAAAAAATCAGTTGAACGGACAAGCCGTTGGGCTGAAAGATGTTTAACAGCACATCAACGCCCAAATGACCAAGGGTTATTTGGAATTGTCCAAGGTGGAGAATACGAGGAACTTCGAAAACAAAGCGCACAGGATTTAGTTTCAATGGATTTCCCTGGATATGCAGTTGGAGGACTGTCAGTTGGAGAACCAAAGGATGTAATGAACAGAGTGTTAGATTTCACAACTCCTTGGCTGCCTACTAATAAGCCAAGGTATCTAATGGGAGTGGGGTCTCCTGATTCTTTAATTGATGGTGCAATTCGCGGGATTGATATGTTTGACTGCGTACTTCCTACAAGAATTGCGCGTAATGGAACATTAATGACAAGTGAAGGAAGATTGGTTGTTAAGAATGCTCAGTTCGCAAGAGATTATCGACCTCTTGATGAAAATTGCGATTGTTATACTTGCCGTAATTATAGCAGAGCCTATATTCGTCACTTAATTAAATGTGAAGAAACCTTTGGGATAAGATTAACGACTTATCATAATCTTCATTTTCTGTTAAAATTAATGGAGCAGGTTAGACAAGCTATTATGGAAGACCGACTTGGTGATTTCCGTGAGGAATTCTTTGAGCGCTATGGTTTTAATAAACCGAATGCAAAAAATTTCTAG
- the queA gene encoding tRNA preQ1(34) S-adenosylmethionine ribosyltransferase-isomerase QueA codes for MKVDLFDFHLPEELIAQTPLEDREASRLLVLDKQTGELTHDTFRSILTYLKEGDCLVLNDTRVLPARLFGVKEDTGAKVEVLLLKQESDDNWETLVKPAKRVKEGSVLTFGDGRLKAICTGTSDHGGRTFEFKYEGIFYEVLDSLGEMPLPPYIKEQLDDQERYQTVFARERGSAAAPTAGLHFTEKLLQEIKDKGVHIAFITLHVGLGTFRPVSVDSIEEHDMHSEFYQMTKGTAELLNKVKAEGGRIISVGTTSTRTLETIMNTYSEFKECNGWTNIFIYPGYEFKAIDGLITNFHLPKSTLVMMISALVGREKILHAYNEAVKERYRFFSFGDAMLII; via the coding sequence ATGAAAGTAGATTTATTTGATTTCCACTTACCAGAGGAACTAATCGCTCAAACTCCACTTGAGGATCGAGAAGCCTCTAGATTATTAGTGCTAGATAAACAAACAGGAGAACTAACCCACGATACGTTTAGATCCATTCTTACATATTTAAAAGAAGGAGACTGTTTAGTCCTAAATGATACTAGAGTTCTACCAGCAAGACTATTTGGAGTGAAAGAAGATACAGGTGCAAAAGTCGAAGTATTGCTATTAAAACAAGAATCAGATGATAACTGGGAAACCCTTGTTAAGCCTGCAAAGAGAGTGAAAGAAGGAAGTGTACTAACATTTGGGGATGGCCGTCTAAAAGCAATCTGTACAGGCACAAGTGATCATGGAGGTAGAACCTTTGAATTTAAATATGAAGGTATCTTTTACGAAGTTCTAGATTCACTTGGAGAAATGCCATTACCACCATACATTAAAGAACAATTAGATGACCAAGAGCGTTACCAAACTGTATTTGCACGTGAACGGGGTTCAGCAGCTGCCCCTACTGCAGGACTCCATTTTACAGAAAAATTACTGCAGGAGATAAAGGATAAAGGTGTACATATTGCCTTTATAACCTTACATGTTGGATTAGGAACGTTTCGACCGGTAAGCGTTGATTCAATTGAAGAACATGATATGCACTCAGAGTTCTATCAAATGACAAAGGGAACAGCTGAATTACTAAACAAAGTAAAAGCAGAAGGTGGACGAATCATTTCAGTTGGAACAACATCAACAAGAACACTCGAAACGATTATGAATACATACAGTGAGTTCAAGGAATGCAACGGATGGACCAATATTTTTATCTATCCTGGTTATGAATTTAAAGCAATTGATGGATTGATTACAAACTTCCATTTGCCTAAATCAACGCTAGTTATGATGATTAGTGCACTTGTAGGAAGAGAAAAGATTTTGCATGCTTACAACGAAGCAGTTAAAGAACGCTACCGTTTCTTTAGTTTCGGAGATGCGATGCTAATTATTTAA
- a CDS encoding DUF2905 domain-containing protein — protein MTLGIILLIIGMIWQFIGKLPGDIVIKKGNTTFYFPIVTSIVVSIVLSIIFYVIGRFR, from the coding sequence ATGACCTTAGGCATCATCCTACTTATTATAGGCATGATATGGCAATTCATAGGAAAACTTCCAGGAGATATTGTAATAAAAAAAGGCAACACAACATTCTACTTCCCAATCGTAACATCAATCGTAGTAAGCATCGTCCTATCCATCATCTTCTACGTTATCGGAAGATTTAGATAA
- the ruvB gene encoding Holliday junction branch migration DNA helicase RuvB, with product MEERIVSSEADLDESSLEQSLRPQTLKQYIGQDKVKANMEVFIEAAKMRQETLDHVLLYGPPGLGKTTLATIIANEMGVNIRTTSGPAIERPGDLAAVLTALEPGDVLFIDEIHRLHRSVEEVLYPAMEDFCLDIVIGKGETARSVRLDLPPFTLVGATTRAGSLSAPLRDRFGVLSRLEYYNEAQLTNIVERTAEILDVGIDPNAAIEIARRSRGTPRIANRLLRRVRDFAQVRGNGEITNTLCREALELLQVDSLGLDHIDHKLLKGIIEKFRGGPVGLETISATIGEEAHTIEDVYEPYLLQIGFLQRTPRGRIVTELVYKHFHMEIPKE from the coding sequence ATGGAGGAAAGAATTGTGTCTAGTGAAGCAGATCTAGATGAGTCTTCACTCGAACAAAGTTTAAGACCACAAACGCTTAAACAGTATATTGGTCAAGATAAAGTTAAAGCCAATATGGAAGTGTTTATTGAAGCGGCAAAGATGAGACAAGAAACGTTAGATCACGTCCTCTTGTATGGACCTCCTGGTCTTGGGAAAACTACACTTGCTACAATTATTGCTAATGAAATGGGTGTTAATATCCGGACGACTTCTGGGCCTGCAATTGAACGACCAGGTGATTTGGCTGCTGTTTTAACTGCCTTAGAGCCAGGAGATGTTTTATTTATAGATGAGATACATAGATTACACCGGTCCGTCGAAGAGGTTCTCTATCCTGCGATGGAGGATTTTTGTTTGGATATCGTTATCGGTAAAGGTGAAACTGCAAGGTCGGTCCGATTAGACCTCCCTCCGTTTACCCTTGTTGGTGCTACTACAAGGGCTGGCTCTCTGTCTGCTCCATTACGAGATAGGTTTGGTGTGCTAAGTAGGCTTGAGTATTATAATGAAGCACAGCTTACGAATATAGTCGAACGGACGGCTGAAATATTAGACGTAGGGATTGACCCCAATGCAGCCATTGAGATTGCTAGACGCTCACGTGGGACTCCGAGAATTGCTAATCGTCTCTTGAGGAGAGTTAGAGATTTTGCTCAAGTTCGAGGAAATGGAGAAATAACGAATACTCTTTGTAGGGAAGCACTTGAGCTTCTTCAGGTCGATAGTTTAGGATTGGATCATATTGACCATAAATTACTTAAAGGGATTATTGAAAAGTTCAGAGGAGGGCCTGTTGGTTTAGAAACAATTTCAGCAACGATTGGCGAAGAGGCTCATACGATTGAAGATGTATATGAACCTTATTTATTACAAATTGGCTTTCTCCAACGAACACCACGAGGCAGGATTGTAACTGAGCTAGTTTATAAACATTTCCACATGGAAATTCCTAAGGAGTGA
- the ruvA gene encoding Holliday junction branch migration protein RuvA has product MIEFIKGQIDFVSPEYIVVENNGIGYLINTPNPFVFRKNKSEMVTIYTYQHVREDILALYGFQTREERALFIKLLNVTGIGPKGGLAILASGQPAQVVRAIENEDEKFLVRFPGIGKKTARQMILDLKGKLHDLVPDGLDDLFTSEDRIVLEGTSSEALDEAVEALKVLGYAEREVKKIIPELLQETMTTDQYIRKALQMLLK; this is encoded by the coding sequence TTGATTGAATTTATAAAAGGACAAATAGATTTTGTTAGCCCGGAATATATCGTTGTCGAAAATAATGGAATAGGCTATCTAATTAATACCCCTAACCCATTTGTATTTAGAAAAAATAAAAGCGAAATGGTTACTATATACACGTATCAGCATGTTCGTGAGGATATTCTAGCTTTATATGGTTTTCAAACACGTGAAGAGAGAGCGCTGTTTATAAAATTATTAAATGTTACTGGTATAGGTCCAAAGGGTGGACTCGCGATCTTGGCTTCAGGACAACCTGCCCAAGTTGTACGAGCCATTGAGAACGAGGATGAGAAATTCTTAGTCCGTTTCCCTGGTATTGGAAAGAAAACAGCTAGGCAAATGATACTAGACTTAAAAGGGAAACTTCATGATTTAGTCCCAGATGGATTAGACGATTTATTTACTTCAGAAGATAGGATTGTTCTTGAAGGTACATCTTCGGAAGCACTTGATGAAGCAGTGGAGGCTTTAAAAGTTCTAGGCTATGCAGAGCGGGAAGTCAAAAAAATCATACCAGAGCTTTTGCAAGAAACAATGACAACTGATCAATACATAAGAAAGGCTCTCCAAATGCTATTAAAATAA
- a CDS encoding intercompartmental signaling factor BofC, with translation MRPSIRVFTWTTIILFSIFYFGFLKEVPSTHELNRAEASTESVEKENKAYEVNGPLTITVILERLYLDGEVSEEIVEETIWSMEDFWAQYEDWQLVHQDEEQIVFQQQIDDISPLLKSNGYFGITEEGILTIYEGKPKESTKVIQSFFQIDVKKLESHQHTRLKEGIRVSSKDHYEDIIETFKTLSSTPTTNTLKD, from the coding sequence ATGAGACCTTCCATTAGAGTATTTACATGGACTACTATTATTTTGTTTTCCATTTTTTACTTCGGGTTTTTAAAAGAAGTACCGTCTACTCATGAACTAAATAGAGCCGAAGCATCTACAGAGAGTGTGGAAAAAGAAAACAAGGCTTATGAGGTAAATGGACCTCTAACTATTACTGTTATATTAGAAAGATTATATCTTGACGGTGAAGTAAGTGAGGAAATCGTAGAAGAGACAATTTGGTCAATGGAAGATTTTTGGGCCCAATATGAGGATTGGCAACTGGTACATCAAGATGAAGAACAGATTGTATTTCAACAACAAATTGATGATATCTCTCCCTTATTAAAATCGAATGGTTATTTTGGGATAACTGAAGAAGGCATACTTACAATTTACGAAGGTAAACCCAAGGAATCAACAAAAGTAATCCAATCCTTTTTTCAAATAGATGTAAAAAAGCTTGAAAGTCATCAGCATACTCGTCTAAAAGAAGGAATAAGGGTTAGTTCAAAAGATCACTATGAAGATATCATTGAGACCTTTAAAACTCTTTCATCTACTCCAACTACCAACACTTTAAAAGACTAG
- a CDS encoding YhcN/YlaJ family sporulation lipoprotein has protein sequence MRKHFLTFSATALLLGGLVGCNTNEGAMDNNENVMPFGYHSNEGDNRNEDDRNGNAYILDDNDGPLTEMMDRNTRNNRTHNTRYGALNRNEGNQNKEGNIKEINDHERYIIGDDGDKDNHHGTNDINYHGHLNDEDHTARSTGYYNNYDGNLAERITERVEGIENVDDVRTVIMGDNILVAIDTNDRNDVNVPDKVRRAVEPLAKGKEINIVTDEGTYSRVRNLDNDIRQGNRRERIEADMKDLFRNVDETLRRPFTDNNNR, from the coding sequence ATGAGGAAGCATTTTCTTACTTTTTCTGCGACAGCATTACTGTTAGGTGGCCTTGTTGGTTGTAATACGAACGAAGGGGCTATGGATAATAATGAGAACGTAATGCCCTTTGGTTATCATTCGAACGAGGGTGATAATCGTAATGAAGACGATCGAAATGGTAATGCGTATATACTTGATGATAATGACGGCCCACTTACAGAAATGATGGATCGAAATACAAGAAATAACCGTACTCACAATACCCGCTATGGAGCCCTTAATCGAAATGAAGGAAATCAAAATAAAGAAGGCAATATCAAAGAAATAAACGACCATGAGAGATATATTATTGGTGATGATGGTGACAAGGATAATCATCATGGAACAAACGATATAAACTACCACGGTCATTTGAATGATGAAGATCATACTGCAAGATCAACTGGTTATTACAATAATTATGATGGTAACCTTGCAGAACGTATTACAGAACGTGTAGAAGGTATTGAAAACGTTGATGATGTGCGTACTGTGATTATGGGAGACAATATTCTTGTTGCAATTGATACAAACGACAGAAATGATGTAAATGTTCCGGATAAAGTTCGAAGAGCTGTAGAGCCACTTGCGAAAGGCAAAGAAATTAATATTGTTACAGACGAGGGAACATATAGCCGCGTAAGAAATCTTGATAATGACATTCGCCAAGGGAATAGAAGAGAAAGAATAGAAGCTGATATGAAAGACCTCTTTAGAAACGTTGACGAAACACTTCGTCGACCATTTACAGATAATAATAACCGATAA
- the nadE gene encoding NAD(+) synthase — MEEKITFLVNWIKAQVENAGLNGAIVGVSGGIDSAVVTYLIKKAFPNSSLGLIMPCKSSENDKHDALKVIEGCDIDHHVIDLTATHETLFSELEKQLKSKNEWNEETARLGDANTRARLRMTTLYAVANNYGYLVVGTDNAAEWHTGYFTKYGDGGVDLVPLVHLTKGEVREMAIALGVHDDVINKAPSAGLWEGQTDENEMGTTYNMIDKYLKGEEIPNHDKEIIQKLHNRSHHKRSLAAAPPPFEK; from the coding sequence GTGGAAGAAAAAATTACATTCCTTGTTAATTGGATAAAAGCTCAGGTAGAAAATGCAGGATTAAATGGTGCTATTGTAGGTGTAAGTGGAGGGATTGATTCAGCAGTTGTCACCTATTTAATAAAAAAAGCTTTCCCTAATTCCTCTTTAGGCTTAATTATGCCTTGTAAAAGTAGTGAAAATGATAAACATGATGCGTTAAAAGTAATCGAAGGCTGTGACATAGACCATCATGTAATTGATTTAACGGCTACACATGAAACCCTTTTTTCAGAACTAGAGAAGCAATTAAAATCAAAAAATGAATGGAATGAAGAAACAGCAAGATTAGGGGATGCTAATACAAGAGCACGTCTTCGTATGACAACTCTTTATGCAGTTGCAAATAATTACGGTTACCTGGTTGTTGGAACAGATAATGCGGCCGAATGGCATACTGGATACTTCACAAAATATGGGGATGGTGGAGTAGATCTTGTACCACTAGTTCATTTGACTAAAGGTGAGGTTCGAGAAATGGCAATCGCTCTTGGGGTACATGATGATGTTATAAATAAAGCACCTAGTGCTGGACTTTGGGAAGGACAAACAGATGAGAATGAAATGGGTACAACCTATAACATGATTGATAAGTATTTAAAAGGGGAAGAAATTCCAAATCATGATAAAGAAATCATTCAAAAACTACATAATAGATCGCATCACAAACGCAGCTTAGCTGCTGCTCCCCCTCCGTTTGAGAAGTGA